In Brachypodium distachyon strain Bd21 chromosome 2, Brachypodium_distachyon_v3.0, whole genome shotgun sequence, one genomic interval encodes:
- the LOC100828086 gene encoding lysine-specific demethylase JMJ18 — MGSSSASPMEEEGRHPRREKRRMRCRTASQEPGSTASTSQDLCSSRSCEEDGGGTATTHGKWNPYESHRPEIDDAPVFTPTEEEFEDPIGYITSIRPQAEKYGICRIVPPPSWRPPCPLKEKSFWDCTEFNTRVQEVDKLQNREPTKKRTQPRVQKKRKRRKRLRFGMFRRRPSANASENADSEEKFGFQSGSDFTLEEFQKYADEFKQRYFGMKGSDEISLSEIKNHKEIWRPSVEEIEGEYWRIVVCPDDEVEVDYGADLDTATFGSGFPKLSLSDANKQDPYCLSCWNLNNLRRQHGSVLSFETEDISGVVVPWLYVGMCFSSFCWHVEDHFLYSLNYMHFGEQKVWYGVRGDDAVKLEEAMKRNLPRLFEEQPDLLHELVTQLSPSVLKSEGIPVYRVVQNPGEFVLTLPRAYHSGFNCGFNCAEAVNVAPVDWLPHGQCAVELYREQRRKTSISHDKLLLKSAQRALRQLWINLGNCRSGQTEYLWLDTCGKNGMLTSAVKTRVKMEGAAREMNAVLQCKKMDQDYDSTDRECFSCFYDLHLSAVSCKCSPDRFACLNHANLLCSCESGRKYLLYRYSMEELNALVAALEGDSAAVYRWIQFDQDFLCQSGSRQQQNNMNFSKSKELPESAIDLNIGCGFDDFHDLDKIAGNQKEKKVQNKCADVNMENKSSPGIKNELVRSSDTSNAACFSSSSCTASEKHDKDKIAIDSESTVTAINPPVSNSQFSQSSKCLSELSCPKGNSTPSSKTTKKLFGFDIECNVAKTSDSQVSQLVKPSTSQLDEVSRPTILWSTVEPLEYGTVMVGKNWCNHQAIFPKGFRSRVTFHSVLDPTKTCGYVSEVLDAGLLGPLFKVTVEDLPEISFTHTSPMECWNSVRDRVNEEIEKQHRVGKSGGRAILSTNSVNGLEMFGFSFPPIIQEIEALDPNHRCLEYWLSKHMPPVKELPSGSVNGMNNSPIRLPGVDITSNESEHSSFRHNSCAEEVKLGRLLKKAKLPEEPELIDTSKVFSSQEHSSSNWSGSRHCAG, encoded by the exons ATGGgttcctcctctgcctcccctatggaggaggagggcaggCACCCGCGCCGTGAGAAGAGGCGAATGCGCTGCCGCACTGCCTCGCAGGAGCCCGGCTCCACGGCCTCGACATCTCAG GACCTCTGCTCATCAAGGAGTTGTGAGGAAGATGGCGGCGGAACGGCAACT ACCCATGGAAAGTGGAATCCATATGAATCACACAGACCTGAAATTGATGATGCTCCTGTTTTCACCCCAACTGAAGAG GAATTTGAAGATCCCATTGGGTACATTACTAGCATTCGTCCACAAGCAGAAAAGTATGGAATTTGTCGTATTGTTCCACCGCCTTCTTGGAGACCACCATGTCCTCTAAAGGAGAAGAGTTTCTGGGACTGTACAGAGTTCAATACCCGAGTTCAAGAAGTTGACAAGCTTCAAAACCGGGAACccacaaagaaaagaacacaACCTCGAgttcagaagaaaagaaagcgaAGAAAGCGTCTGAGGTTTGGGATGTTTCGCAGGCGACCTAGCGCAAATGCCTCAGAAAATGCTGACTCGGAAGAGAAGTTTGGTTTTCAGTCGGGCTCAGATTTCACACTAGAGGAATTTCAGAAATATGCAGACGAGTTTAAGCAGCGGTATTTTGGAATGAAGGGAAGTGATGAAATTTCTCTTTCTGAAATCAAGAACCACAAAGAAATATGGCGACCATCAGTTGAGGAAATTGAGGGAGAATACTGGCGGATAGTAGTATGCCCTGATGATGAAGTCGAG GTGGATTATGGGGCTGACTTGGATACTGCAACGTTTGGTAGTGGATTCCCGAAATTGTCTCTATCAGATGCAAATAAGCAAGATCCATATTGTTTATCTTGTTGGAACTTGAATAATCTGCGACGGCAGCATGGGTCTGTTCTTTCATTTGAAACGGAGGATATATCTGGAGTTGTAGTCCCTTGGCTTTATGTTGGGATGTGTTTCTCATCATTCTGCTGG CATGTGGAAGATCATTTCCTTTATTCTCTGAATTACATGCATTTTGGTGAACAAAAAGTATGGTATGGTGTTCGCGGTGATGACGCGGTGAAGCTGGAAGAAGCTATGAAAAGGAACTTACCAAGACTATTTGAAGAACAGCCGGATCTCCTGCATGAACTG GTTACACAGTTATCCCCTTCTGTTCTAAAGTCAGAAGGAATTCCTGTTTACCGTGTTGTTCAGAATCCTGGCGAGTTTGTTCTGACACTACCGCGAGCTTATCATTCTGGGTTCAACTGTGGGTTCAACTGTGCAGAGGCAGTAAATGTTGCTCCTGTGGATTGGCTGCCCCATGGACAGTGTGCAGTCGAGCTCTACAGAGAGCAGCGGCGCAAGACATCAATATCGCATGATAAGTTATTACTAAAATCTGCTCAAAGAGCTCTCAGACAACTTTGGATAAACCTTGGCAACTGCAGGAGTGGTCAGACAGAGTATCTATGGCTGGATACCTGTGGAAAGAATGGAATGCTGACAAGTGCAGTTAAG ACAAGGGTCAAAATGGAAGGTGCAGCACGGGAAATGAATGCTGTTTTGCAATGCAAGAAGATGGATCAGGATTATGATTCGACAGACCGGGAATGCTTTTCATGCTTTTATGATCTCCATTTATCTGCTGTCAGTTGCAAATGTTCACCAGACCGTTTTGCTTGCTTAAACCATGCAAATCTTCTATGTTCATGTGAAAGTGGCAGAAAATATTTGTTATATCGATACAGCATGGAGGAGCTAAATGCTCTTGTTGCAGCTCTGGAGGGAGATTCAGCTGCAGTGTACCGGTGGATACAGTTCGATCAAGACTTTCTTTGCCAATCTGGTTCTAGGCAGCAGCAGAACAATATGAACTTCAGTAAAAGCAAAGAGTTACCTGAATCAGCAATTGATCTGAACATTGGTTGTGGCTTTGATGACTTTCATGACCTTGATAAGATAGCAGGAaatcagaaagaaaagaaagttcAGAATAAATGTGCTGATGTGAACATGGAAAATAAATCTAGTCCTGGAATAAAAAATGAGCTAGTGCGTAGTTCTGACACATCCAATGCAGCATGTTTCTCGAGCTCTTCATGTACAGCTTCAGAAAAGCATGACAAGGACAAAATAGCTATCGATTCAGAGTCTACGGTGACAGCAATAAACCCACCTGTTTCAAATTCCCAATTTTCACAGTCCTCCAAGTGTTTATCTGAGTTGTCATGTCCAAAAGGAAATTCTACCCCAAGTTCAAAAACTACTAAGAAACTGTTTGGTTTTGATATTGAATGCAATGTGGCCAAGACTTCGGATTCCCAGGTAAGTCAACTGGTCAAGCCTTCTACAAGCCAGCTTGATGAAGTCTCCAGGCCAACGATATTATGGAGTACAGTTGAGCCACTTGAATATGGTACAGTGATGGTAGGCAAAAACTGGTGCAACCATCAAGCTATCTTTCCAAAAG GGTTTAGGAGTCGAGTTACATTTCACAGTGTACTAGATCCAACAAAGACATGTGGCTACGTTTCAGAAGTTCTTGATGCTGGACTTCTTGGACCATTGTTTAAG GTGACTGTGGAGGACCTTCCTGAGATTTCTTTTACTCACACTTCTCCAATGGAATGCTGGAACAGCGTGAGGGACAGAGTGAATGAAGAAATAGAGAAGCAGCATAGGGTTGGAAAATCTGGCGGACGCGCTATATTATCCACCAATTCTGTAAATGGGCTTGAAATGTTTGGTTTCTCTTTCCCACCAATCATTCAG GAAATCGAGGCTCTAGATCCCAATCACAGGTGCTTAGAATATTGGTTGTCGAAGCATATGCCTCCTGTGAAAGAACTCCCTTCAGGGTCTGTGAATGGCATGAATAATTCCCCTATAAGGTTACCTGGGGTTGATATTACCAGTAATGAGTCAGAACACTCAAGTTTCCGCCATAACTCCTGTGCTGAGGAGGTTAAACTCGGTAGGCTGCTTAAGAAGGCTAAACTACCAGAAGAACCAGAATTAATTGACACAAGCAAAGTATTCAGCAGCCAAGAGCATAGCAGTAGCAACTGGAGTGGCAGTCGCCACTGTGCAGGATGA
- the LOC106866053 gene encoding uncharacterized protein LOC106866053 — protein sequence MARAPGMGGSKGALTPSLGYGNIPVLKQEKKDHVLDTPLPDEPDEDATVAVMNAHRKARDESTEISCLMLAHMEPDLQQQFENVEAYDMIESLKSMFQAQAKTERYQVSQALLGCKLKDGDPLSPHVIKMTGYVQSLDRLGFPISDEFATDIVLNSLPSAYAPFISNYHMHGMDKKLTELHGMLKTAEADLKKGTSQVLMVQNKAKFKKGSWTKKKKAKSGGKTQDSVPSAASGTKPSPAAGSTCFYCKTDGHWKRNCSKFLADKAKSGSGTSNSGAGKN from the exons TcctcaagcaagaaaagaaggaccatgTTCTAGACACTCCACTCCCAGATGAGCCTGATGAAGATGCGACAGTCGCTGTCATGAATGCCCACCGTAAGGCTAGAGATGAGTCTACGGAAATTAGCTGTCTTATGCTTGCACACATGGAACCggacttgcagcagcagttcgagaatgttgaggcctaCGATATGATCGAAAGCCTCAAAAGTATGTTCCAGGCTCAGGCAAAGACCGAGAGGTATCAAGTCTCTCAAGCTTTGCTTGGCTGTAAGCTCAAAGACGGCGATCCACTAAGTCCGCACGTGATCAAGATGACTGGTTACGTGCAGTCTTTGGATAGGCTGGGTTTTCCCATAAGCGATGAGTTCGCTACAGATATAGTTCTGAACTCTCTTCCTAGTGCATATGCTCCGTTCATCTCGAActatcacatgcatggtatggataagaagctcactgaactacatgggatgctcaagacagcagaggctgacctcaagaaaggcaccagtcaagtgttgatggtgcagaataaggctaagttcaagaagggttcttggactaagaagaagaaggctaagtCAGGAGGCAAAACTCAGGACTCTGTCCCGAGCGCTGCCTCAGGGACTAAGCCATCTCCTGCAGCTGGATCCACTTGCTTCTATTGCAAGACGGATGGGcactggaagaggaactgcagcaagtttttggctgacaaagccaagagtggaagtgggacTTCTAACTCAG GGGCTGGTAAGAACTAG